A single region of the Coregonus clupeaformis isolate EN_2021a unplaced genomic scaffold, ASM2061545v1 scaf0007, whole genome shotgun sequence genome encodes:
- the LOC123483011 gene encoding DNA-binding protein inhibitor ID-3-A-like has translation MKAISPMRSVRSCYAAVCCISEQSLSITRNKPSMEEPVGALCDMNDCYSKLKELVPSIPQNKSVSQVEILQHVIDYIFDLQIALEDESSATTTPDLVLSLKVRMVTRSRPRAEKHISTSLWARGQEGQKEDVV, from the exons ATGAAAGCCATCAGTCCTATGAGATCTGTCAGGAGCTGCTACGCAGCTGTGTGCTGCATTTCGGAGCAGAGTCTCTCCATCACCCGGAATAAGCCATCTATGGAGGAACCCGTAGGCGCGCTGTGCGATATGAATGACTGCTACTCCAAACTGAAGGAGCTGGTACCGAGCATCCCACAAAACAAGTCCGTCAGCCAAGTGGAGATTCTGCAACACGTTATCGACTACATCTTCGACCTACAAATCGCGCTGGAAGACGAGTCTTCAGCGACAACCACGCCTGACTTGGTGCTGTCACTAAAGGTGAGGATGGTTACCCGCTCCCGCCCCC GTGCAGAGAAACACATCTCCACTTCACTCTGGGCAAGAGGACAAGAGGGCCAGAAAGAAG ACGTGGTGTAA